One Sandaracinaceae bacterium genomic window, TCCCATCACTCGACGCGTTGTCGACGACCAGGACCTGCTCGGCTCGGTCCGCGAAGTCGGCGACGACGGCGCCGATGGTCTCCACCTCCTGGAAGGTCGGGATCACGACGCTCACCCGCGCCTGCTCGAGCTGCCTGGCGCGCACGAGGTGGCGCGCCCGGGCGTGATCCTCGCGCGTGTTGACGTTGACGTACTCCCCGGCCAGCGGAAACGCGTAGACGTTGCGGGTGTCCCGCGCGAGCCGGTCGAGGGCGTCCGTCAACTCCAGGCGCCCAGACCGCCTCGAGGGAGGCGTCGCGCGGAGCGCGTCGAAGATCGAGGGGCCGAGGAGATAGGTACCGCACCCCATCGTCCGGGTCGTCGGCCGCGCGGGCTTCTCCACGAGCCCGGTGACGCGATCTCCGTCGAGCTCCACCGCGTAGTTCGCGGAGACCTGCTCGGGGTCGGGGCTCTCGCGCACGGCCACGACCGCGGCCGCGTCGCGCTCGCGCCACCGCGCGAGCTCCTCGTGGTTGGAGCCTACGTACACCTCGTCACCGAGGATCGTCGCGAAGGGCCGGCGCCGCAGGAGTGGCTCCGCGGCGAGGAGCCCGAGCCCGAGCCCGCGCTCCGGGCGATCGCACGTCGCGTAGCGGATCCGGACCCCGAGGCGAGAGCCGTCGCCGAGGTGCTCCCGCACCCGCTCGGCGAGATGCCCCACCACCACCACGACCTCACGGACGGAGAACGCGTCGCGCAGCAAGGTCACGTTGCGCTCGACGAGGGTGGCTCCACCGACGGGGAGCATCACCTTCGGCAGGTGGGTGACCGCGCGCGAGCCCCGCCCGCCGGCGAGGATCAAGCCGTGGAGATCCATCGCGCTCACTCTACTACGCCACGCGGCGCCGGCATCGTCAGCCCCGCCCGCAGGGGTAGGCGCGTGGGGACAGCAGGCGCACCGGCGCGCCCTCCCGCCCGTCCGCCGGAGAGATGTCCCAGACGACGTCGATCCGCCGGCCGGTCCAGTCGAACAGCGCGCGCTCGGGGACCCCCAGCCGTCCCGCCCCGCTCTCGACTCGACCCTCCCAGAGCACGTGCTCCACGTCGCCGTCGCGCACGCGCCAGACCACCTGCATCGCGCCCTCCGTCCCCTCCTCCGGCGCGATGGCGTCGAACGACACGCAGGTGTCGGGGACGGCGGTGAGGCGCCAGCGGATCTCCGCGCCGCCCGCGTCGACGCGCACGTCGTCCGCTCCCCCGCTGCCGCCTTCGCCCGCCGACGCGGCCCCGCGCTCGACCGTCGCGCGGGACCGGCGAAGCGCCGAGGCGAGATCGCGCCGGGCCTCGCAGCGCGTGAGCTGCGGCTCGACCACCACCGCGTCGTCGTACGCGCGCTCCTCTCCGTAGAGCGTGCCGAGGCGAAGCAGCACCTCGCGGCCCGCCCAGGGGCCGAGCGCGACCTCGACCGGGAGCTCCTCGCCGCCCGCCGGGACATGCGCGCGGTGCAGCCTCGGGCGCTGCTCTCCGTCGATCACGTGCACGTCGAAGACGACTCCGTCGCTCCGCTCGGGGCTCGCCTGCACGGCCACGTTCGCGCGCAGGCAGGTGTCCTCACACGGCACGATGGGGAAGAGGATCTCGGCGAGCGGCTGGTCCTCGGGCTGCGGCTCGAGGTGGAAGTGCAGGTCACTGGGGTTCGGCGCGACCCAGCGTGAGTAGGCGCGCCCTGCGTGCAGATCGCGCAGCAGATCGACCTGCGGTGTGCACTCCGCGACCGGAGCGCGCGGCGGCGTCGGAGGGGTCAAGCGATCCAGGGCCAGCACCTCCAGGCGGAGCGCCTCGGGAGAGAACGCACCTCGGGCGCTCGCACGGAACACGAGCGTGTCGGCGCTGCGGTGGCGGACCGGAGGCCGGCCGGTGATCCAGCGCCACTCCGCGCCCTCGGGATCGGGGCTCACCCACACCGTGTGCTCGCGTCCGAGCGAGAGGTGGTAGAGACGTCGCCACGGGCTCGTGGCCTCGCCGTCCTGCTCGAAGCGCCATTCGATCTCCGGGGTGCCTCCCAGGTACGCGCGCCACGCGCTCATCTCGACGCGGACACGGAGCCGGAGCAGATCGGTCCCCTCGATCTGCTCTCCCAGCGGGACCTCGGCGCGCCCGGGCAGCGCGAGGCGAACCGTCACTGGCTCCGTGGCCAGCCGGGAGACGGGGATCGTCAGCGGCTCCTCCCGGCGGCGCATGGCGATCGCCGTTCCGCCGAGCCGCGCCTCGTGATCGTAGGCCCGCGCGACCTCGAGGAAGTCGTCGCCGAACGACCAGGAGTGCCCCGGCGCGTCGAAGTTGCGGACCGAGTAGATGAAGTACGGGCACGCCGCCTCCCGGATCTTCCGCGCGAGGCGTCGCTTCAGCTCGGGGCTCCACCTCAGGCCGAGCTCCGTCGGGCCTTCGATCCCGGTCACGGCGTGCAGCACCGTGAAGTCCGCCGCGAGCGCGACGCATGGCAGCGCCTCGCGCCGCGCCTCGAGCCACGCGCGGACGGTCCCCACGTCGGACCGGTACCCCGTGTCGGGGCGCTTGTCGCCGCTCAGCGCCGCGTAGGAGTTGAGGAGCGCGTCGGGGTGTCCCGCGGTGGCGTGAGGGTAGGTCCCCAGCCAGCCGATGATGGCGACCGCCGCCACGACGCCCGCGACGTACCGGCGCGAGGTCGCCAGCCCCTCGATGGCGCCCATGGCGATCAGCACGAGCACGCAGAGCGCCGGCGTCATCGCGAGGATCATGTGCCCCTCGTCGGAGCGCACGCTCGCGAAGGAGACGGCCGGGAGCGCGCCAGCGAGCCACGCGAGATCGACGTGGCGCCGCTCCTCTGGCTCGCGCCGCCGCAGCACCGGGACGATCAGCAGGAGGCCGCACGCGGCGAAGAGCGCGCGGATGTTGGCGACCGGCACCGCCACCTCCCACCCGACGGCCATGTTCACCGCGTAGGCCGCCATCAGCTCACGCTGACCCGCCACATAGTCGACCAGATCGAAGCCGAGCGGGAGGAGCGCCAGCCAGGTAACGCCGCCGAGCGCAAGCAGGGACGCGCCGTAGCGGAGCGCCCGCCAGAGGGCCTCCGCGGGTGCCCGCCGCCACCAGAAGCGGACCGCGAGATCCGTCAGGGCCATCGCGAGGATCGCCAGCCCGATCGTGCCGAAGCGGTCGAACGAGATCAGCAGCCCGGCGAGCGTGATCGCGGCGGTGATGAGCGCCGATCTCCAGGGCGTGTCCGAGTCCGGGCGCGCGGGCAGGTAGGTGACGATGGCGGCCACGGGCAAGAACGCCCGGAACGTGGCCACGCCCGCGGTGTTGGTCAGCAGGGCGAGCGCGCAGAACGCGAAGACACGACCCCAGGCCGACGCTTCGTGCCGGAGCACCAGCCAGGTCACGATCCCGACGGAGCCGAGGGCGAAGAACGCGTGGAGAAAGCCGAGCGTGCCCCCCCACGAGCCGCCCGCGACGACCGACGCGCCCGCCGCGACCAGCTGCCACAGGGGGCCGCGCGGGTAGTCGAAGTCGCGGCCGCTCCAGCGCCCCTCGCTGCCCATCCACGCCAGCTCGAGCCGCCACGCGGAGTCCCACGGGTCGAGGTGGAAGGACCGCAGGTCCCACAGCGCGCCCAGCTGAAAGCCGGCCGCGAGGGCGGACAGGACGAACCACGCCATCGCCACAGCCAGCGCGACCCGGGCCGCGCGATCCCCGGTCGACGGCAGCTGCGACATCGCCGAAGAGGATACCCTCCGGCTGGTCACTCGCGTAGCGCTTCCGAGCCCCCGAGCCGGCCGTCCGACGCGATCATGCCCGCCGCGCGGCCAAGTGGCCCTGCTAGACCCAAATCCAGCGCCTCGTTCCACGATGCGCCTGTATTTGGGGCTAGAAGCGCCGCAGGCGCGTCGTTTACGGGTGAAGCGAAGGCGGCTTTGCCGCCGCAGCGAGGGGCTTTTGCGAAAAGCCCCTGACTAGAATTGCTAGGCCCGAAGCAAGCGCGAAGCGCTTGATTCGGGGCTAGAATCCAATCGGATGATCCGAGACGCTTGGTACGCAGCGGCCTGGGCTCACGAGCTGACCGGTGACCCCCTCGGCCGTCGCATCTGCGGTGAGCCGGTGACGCTCTTTCGCGACCGTCGAGGCCGCGCGCGCTGCGTGCACTCGGTCTGCCCTCACCGCGGCGCCGATCTCAGCCGCGGGCGCCTGCGGGCCGGGGAGCTGGAGTGCCCCCTCCACGGCTGGCGCTTCGACGGCGCGGGCCTGTGCACCCACGTGCCGTCGGGTGGGCGCTCCTCGGCGCGCGCGCGCACCTTCGAGGTGCGAGAGCAGCAGGGGCTCGTCTGGATCTGGCCCGGGTCGGGTGAGCCCGCTTCGCCCCCGCCGCGTCACGCGTTCCGCGACGAGGGCGAGGTGCTCCGGACCCCCCCGCGGCGGTGGCGAGCCCCCTTCGTGCACGTGATGGAGCAGGCGCTGGACGCAGCCCATGTTGCGTATGTTCACAGGGGCTCCACCGCCATGGCCGCCCCGGTCGTACCCGAGGCCCGCGTGACGGTGGACGCCGACCGCCGTGGCTTCACGAGCGAGTCCGCGCTCGACGCCAGCGCCTCGACCGACTCGGGCTTCCTCGCGCGGGCGCGCGCCGCCGCGCTCGGCCTCGGACCGACGCTCGCGCGCCGCGTCCGGTTCGACATGGGCGGCGCCGCGCACGTCCACATCACCTACCGCTCGGGCTGGGACGCGTTGGGGATCTTCGCGACGCCCGCCGACGCGCACACGACGTGGGTCTTCGGGGAGAGCGTGCGGACGCGCGCGCGGCACCCCCTGGGCCGAGCCCTTCAGCGCCGCTACCTCCGTCGGGTGATGGCGGAGGATCGCGTCGCGGCCGAGGCCCTGCACACGGGCCGCTTCCCGGAGGGCTTCCCGCTCGCGCTGAGCGTCGCGTCCGATCGCGCCGCCAACGCGTTCCGGGCCCTCTACCGCCGCTGGCGGGACGCCGAGCAGGTCGCATGAGCTCTCCCGCGGCGCCCCGACGGCTCCCTCTCCCGGTGCTCGTGGGCGTCGCGGTCGTGGTCGTCTCGGCTTGCTTGCTCTACTACGACCAGGGGCCCGTCGACGACGCGTGGATCACCTACCGATACGCGCGCAACCTCGCGGAGGGCGCTGGCTTCGCCTTCAACCCCGGGCACGGCCAGGAGCAGGGGAGCTCGACGCCGCTCTTCACCTTGCTGCTCGCGTCGGCGCACGCGCTCGGGCTCGACATCCCGCGGACCGCGCTCGTCCTCTCGGCCCTCTCGCTCTGCGGGATCGCGGTGATCATCCTGGCGGCGTTTCACCGCCGCGGCGTCCTCGTCGGGGGCGTCTTCGCGGTCGCGCTGCTGCTGGCCCAGCGCGACTTCGTCCACGTCGTCGTCGGCGGCATGGAGACGGCGTTCTACGTGGTGCTCGTGCTCGGCGCGTTCGAGCTGTGGGCGCGCGAGCGGCGCGGGCTCGCGTTCGGCGTGGCCGCCCTCTGCGTGCTGACCCGGCTCGACGGCCTCGCGGTCCCCGCCGCGCTCGTCGCCTACGCGGGTTTCGCCGAGCGGCGCGTGCCGTGGCGCGGCGTCGGGCTGCCCGCCGCCGCCCTCGCGCTCTGGCTCGGCGCGGCCTGGCTGCTCTTCGGCGACCCCTTGCCCGCGTCGTGGCTCGCGAAGCGGTCGCACACCGGAGCGCGCCTCATCACCTGGCACTTCGCCCACCAGTGGATCGCGTCGTCGCCCTCTCACGCCGCGCTCGCCGCGCTCGGAGCCCCGCTCGCGCTCACGCGTCCGCGCGACCCGTTCGTCCTCACGACCCTCCTCTTCGCCTGCGCCTATCTGGTCGCGTTCTCGCTCGCAGGCGTGGAGGTCTACGCCTGGTACCTCGCGCCCCTTCAAGCGGCGGGGGCCGTGCTCGCGGGTCACGGGTTCGCACGCGTCTGGGCTTCGCTGACGCGAGGGCGCCCGCGGCCCGCGCTCGGCTTCGTGGCGCTCCTCGCCGTCGCCGTGGCAGCGCACGCGACCCTCGCGCTCACCGGCCTCGCCGAGCGCCCTCGCTGTCGTGTGGAGGACGCGCGCCGCCACGCCGCGCGCGCTGCCGCGGCGAGCCTGCCTCACGACGCCACCGTGTTCGCGGGCGCAGTGGGGATGATCGGATGGTTTCACCGCGGACGCGTGCGCGACGTCATGGGCCTGACCGACCCGGAGCTGCGCCGGCTCGGTGCGGAGGTCGCCCCCGCGCCCCGCGACGGTCTCGCCTACTACCGCGCCGTGCTGCCGGCCGTCGTGGCGCGGCTCGAGCCGGAGCTCGTCTTCACCGACACCGCGATCGACGGTCGCCCCGCGGCGCTCGAGGGCTACACCTCCGTGGTGCGCGTGCCCTACCGTTGCGTCGATCACGGCGCGCCTCGACGAGGCGCCTTCACGCTCCTGCGGCGAGTCCGCGCCGAGGTGACCCCATGACGCTGGCCGGTTGGTACATGGCGGCGTGGAGCGACGAGCTGGGCCCGCGGCCGCTGGGCCGGCGCCTCGGGGGGCACCCGTACGTGCTCTTCCGCGCCGCGCGCGGCGCGGCCACCGCGCTGAGCGCCATCTGCCCCCATCGAGGCGGCGACCTCGCGTCAGGCGAGCTGCGGGAGGGCTGCGTGCGATGCCCCTATCACGGCTGGGAGCTGGACGGCGACGGCCGCTGCGTGCGGATCCCCTCGCAGCCGGCCCACGCGGGGATCCCGCCCCGCGCGCGAGCGCGCAAGCTCACCGCGGTGGAGTCGGATGGTGCGGTGTGGGTGTGGCTCGCCGAGGGTCCACCCGTGGGCGCGCCGCCTCCGCTGCGCTTGCCCGGGACGCCGCGGAGACGTCTGCGCGCGCGCCCGCAGCGGTTCGACGCCGGCTTCGTCGACGTGGTCGAGCAAGCGATCGACAGCTCGCACCACCCCTTCGTGCACCGAGGTGCCATGGGCGCGCGCCAGCCCACCGAGGTCCCGCCCATCCGCGTCGACGTCGACGAGGCGGCGAGCGCGCTGGAGTGGGAGTACGAGCGGGCGCCCCCCGGCGCGCCCGAGACGCCGCGGCACCTCCTCGGCGCGCTCCGAGACGCCGCGCTCGACCTCTCCCCACCGACCACGTGGCGCTACCGCTGTGACCTGCCGGGGCTGCTCCAGTTGCACATCGCCTACCGCTCGGGGGGCTGGGAGCTGAGCGCGCTCGCGTTCACGCCCCGCGACGCGGGCTCGACGTGGGTCTTCGCCCAGAGCGCGCGGACCCGCGCCCCCCATCTCCTCGGCGATCTCCATCAGCGGTACTTCATGCTCCGCGTCCTGGACGAGGATCGGCGGGCGACGCGCCTGCTCATCGGGCCTCGCCCCGCAGAAGGCTTCCCGACCGCGGTCAGCGCGCGCGCGGACGCGGCGACGCTGGCGTTCCGGAGGCTCTACGCGCGGGCGCTTCAGAACGGCCAGGGCGGCTCCTCGCCGCACGCGTAGATCCGGGGCCGCGCGAACACCGCCACCCCGCCCACGTCCTGCCCGATGGGCCACGCCGAGAAGACGAGGCTGGCGTCGGTCTCCGCGAAGCGACGAAGCGGAACGTCCTGCAGGCGCACGGGCTCCTCCGTGGTGAGGATCCGACGCTCCAACCAGAAGAGCTCTCGCCCTCTCCGGACCCCGACGAGCAAGCCCGCGGGGCCGCTCGCGTCCCGCAGCGCGAGGTCGACCGACACGCAGGGATCGAGGTCGCTCGGGAAGCGCTCCGGCAGCGTCAGCTCGATCCGCGGCGGCACCGCGTGCGGCGGACGCAGCGCGAGGCGGAGCTCGTCGCCCGTCACCTCCGCCACGACGTCCTCGGGCACGCGCGCGTAGGCGCCCTGATGCAGCGCGTGCA contains:
- a CDS encoding sugar phosphate nucleotidyltransferase, producing the protein MDLHGLILAGGRGSRAVTHLPKVMLPVGGATLVERNVTLLRDAFSVREVVVVVGHLAERVREHLGDGSRLGVRIRYATCDRPERGLGLGLLAAEPLLRRRPFATILGDEVYVGSNHEELARWRERDAAAVVAVRESPDPEQVSANYAVELDGDRVTGLVEKPARPTTRTMGCGTYLLGPSIFDALRATPPSRRSGRLELTDALDRLARDTRNVYAFPLAGEYVNVNTREDHARARHLVRARQLEQARVSVVIPTFQEVETIGAVVADFADRAEQVLVVDNASSDGTAEAARRAGAEVEEVRLGGYGDTIRHGLDEASGDVLVVVEADGSFRARDLPKLLEYTKDADLVVGTRTARPLNGAGTNMHGVVRAANIGAAKLMELLWMSAPVRLTDVGCTYRALWRDAYATLRPWLTGTGPEAAPEMIAAALISGLSVLEVPVGYHPRRGGESKHSADYAHLARTAMRMMRRVVALRATTWSGAPPTEPREGA
- a CDS encoding aromatic ring-hydroxylating dioxygenase subunit alpha, yielding MIRDAWYAAAWAHELTGDPLGRRICGEPVTLFRDRRGRARCVHSVCPHRGADLSRGRLRAGELECPLHGWRFDGAGLCTHVPSGGRSSARARTFEVREQQGLVWIWPGSGEPASPPPRHAFRDEGEVLRTPPRRWRAPFVHVMEQALDAAHVAYVHRGSTAMAAPVVPEARVTVDADRRGFTSESALDASASTDSGFLARARAAALGLGPTLARRVRFDMGGAAHVHITYRSGWDALGIFATPADAHTTWVFGESVRTRARHPLGRALQRRYLRRVMAEDRVAAEALHTGRFPEGFPLALSVASDRAANAFRALYRRWRDAEQVA
- a CDS encoding aromatic ring-hydroxylating dioxygenase subunit alpha; its protein translation is MTLAGWYMAAWSDELGPRPLGRRLGGHPYVLFRAARGAATALSAICPHRGGDLASGELREGCVRCPYHGWELDGDGRCVRIPSQPAHAGIPPRARARKLTAVESDGAVWVWLAEGPPVGAPPPLRLPGTPRRRLRARPQRFDAGFVDVVEQAIDSSHHPFVHRGAMGARQPTEVPPIRVDVDEAASALEWEYERAPPGAPETPRHLLGALRDAALDLSPPTTWRYRCDLPGLLQLHIAYRSGGWELSALAFTPRDAGSTWVFAQSARTRAPHLLGDLHQRYFMLRVLDEDRRATRLLIGPRPAEGFPTAVSARADAATLAFRRLYARALQNGQGGSSPHA